One genomic segment of bacterium includes these proteins:
- a CDS encoding response regulator transcription factor — MTVKKIKILIADDHAIVREGLKQIVADEKDILVSGEAENSEKMMELLQNERWNLVILDINMPGKSGLEALKDIRMLYPDLPVLILSMFSEDQYGIRAIKAGASGYLKKVSAPNELVTAIRKIVSGGKYINPSLAEKLAEKFGKTEKELPHDKLSDREYQIMCNIALGKSAEEIAEELSISINTVYTYRNRILEKMSMKSNVELTQYVLSNKLVEI, encoded by the coding sequence ATGACTGTTAAAAAAATAAAAATTCTTATTGCAGATGATCATGCAATTGTCCGGGAAGGATTGAAGCAAATCGTTGCCGATGAGAAAGATATTTTAGTATCAGGTGAAGCAGAAAATTCTGAAAAGATGATGGAACTTCTTCAGAATGAAAGATGGAATCTAGTAATTCTTGATATTAATATGCCGGGCAAAAGCGGTCTAGAAGCATTGAAAGATATTAGGATGCTTTATCCTGATTTACCCGTTCTCATTTTAAGTATGTTCAGTGAGGATCAGTACGGAATAAGAGCAATAAAAGCTGGTGCGTCCGGCTATCTTAAAAAAGTAAGTGCACCGAATGAACTTGTAACCGCAATTAGAAAAATTGTTTCCGGAGGGAAATACATAAATCCATCTCTTGCAGAAAAGCTTGCTGAAAAATTTGGTAAGACTGAGAAGGAACTTCCACACGATAAACTTTCTGACAGAGAATATCAGATAATGTGTAACATTGCACTCGGTAAATCGGCTGAAGAAATAGCAGAAGAATTATCAATTAGCATCAATACAGTTTATACTTACAGGAATCGGATACTGGAAAAGATGTCAATGAAATCAAATGTTGAGCTGACACAATACGTACTTAGTAATAAACTGGTTGAAATTTAA